A single genomic interval of Nostoc commune NIES-4072 harbors:
- a CDS encoding AAA family ATPase, translating into MTEATLPALIQQMLQPGFYPHSVTEPIQLIQTHISYVLLTGDYAYKLKKPMNFGFLDFSTLEKRQHFSQEELRLNQRGAGELYLEVLPISLIGEQYHLGGTDEAVEYVLKMRQFPQESLLSTLFEQGKLNETHLEELGRVVAQYHAEAQTNDYIRSFGEVPKVRAAFDENYQQTEKYIGGPQTQAQFTETKQYTDNFFAERAELFASRIHNNYIRECHGDLHLRNIALWHDKILLFDCIEFNEPFRFVDVMYDVAFTVMDLEARQRKDLGNAFLNSYIEQTGDWEGLQVLPLYLSRQAYVRAKVTSFLLDDPSVPATVKEEATKTAGEYYKQAWEYTKPKLGEVILMSGLSGSGKSTTARHLARQLGAIHLRSDAVRKHLGGIPLWEKGGDDLYTPEMTAKTYTRLLELGIILAQQGFPVILDAKYDRQQLRQEAIAQATKHQLSLQIIQCTAPLEVIKERLNKRTGDIADATADLLDSQIKQAEPFTEEEQPYVKILDTTQPQQAQLK; encoded by the coding sequence ATGACAGAAGCGACTCTTCCAGCTTTAATTCAGCAAATGTTGCAGCCTGGATTTTATCCCCATTCGGTAACAGAACCTATTCAATTAATTCAAACCCACATTTCTTATGTGCTGCTGACTGGGGATTACGCCTATAAGCTGAAAAAACCGATGAATTTTGGTTTTTTAGACTTTTCCACCTTAGAGAAGCGGCAACATTTTTCTCAGGAAGAGTTGCGATTGAATCAACGGGGAGCAGGTGAACTGTATTTAGAAGTTTTGCCCATAAGCTTGATAGGCGAACAATACCATTTAGGAGGAACTGACGAGGCTGTAGAATATGTACTAAAGATGCGACAGTTTCCGCAAGAGTCGCTATTAAGTACACTTTTTGAACAGGGAAAATTAAATGAGACACACCTAGAGGAGTTGGGACGGGTGGTGGCTCAATATCATGCCGAAGCACAGACGAATGATTATATTCGCAGTTTTGGTGAAGTTCCAAAAGTCAGAGCTGCATTTGACGAAAATTATCAGCAAACTGAAAAGTATATTGGTGGGCCCCAAACACAGGCGCAATTTACAGAAACGAAGCAATATACAGATAACTTTTTTGCTGAACGTGCAGAATTATTTGCAAGCAGAATTCACAACAACTATATTCGTGAATGTCACGGAGATTTACACCTGAGAAATATTGCTTTGTGGCACGATAAAATCTTGCTGTTCGATTGCATTGAGTTTAATGAGCCGTTTCGCTTTGTCGATGTGATGTACGATGTAGCATTTACGGTGATGGATTTAGAAGCGCGGCAGCGTAAAGACTTAGGTAATGCCTTTTTGAATTCATACATAGAGCAAACTGGAGATTGGGAAGGCTTACAGGTACTACCTTTGTATTTAAGCCGTCAAGCTTATGTTCGAGCCAAGGTGACTTCATTTTTGCTAGACGATCCGAGTGTACCTGCGACGGTAAAGGAAGAAGCGACAAAAACTGCTGGTGAGTATTATAAACAGGCTTGGGAATATACTAAACCAAAGCTGGGAGAAGTAATTTTGATGTCGGGGTTGTCGGGTTCTGGTAAAAGTACCACAGCAAGGCATTTAGCGCGTCAACTAGGAGCAATTCACCTGCGTTCTGATGCGGTGCGGAAACATTTAGGGGGAATTCCCCTGTGGGAAAAAGGTGGCGATGATTTGTATACCCCTGAGATGACCGCAAAAACTTACACACGGCTCTTGGAATTGGGAATTATCCTAGCTCAACAAGGTTTTCCGGTGATTTTGGATGCCAAGTACGATCGCCAGCAGTTGCGGCAAGAAGCGATCGCTCAAGCTACAAAGCACCAACTTTCCCTTCAAATTATCCAATGCACAGCACCCCTTGAAGTTATAAAAGAGCGTCTGAACAAGCGCACTGGTGATATCGCTGATGCCACTGCCGATTTATTAGACTCACAAATCAAACAAGCTGAACCTTTTACTGAAGAAGAACAACCTTACGTAAAGATTTTGGATACAACTCAACCACAGCAGGCACAATTAAAATAA
- a CDS encoding 50S ribosomal protein L25/general stress protein Ctc yields the protein MAITVESQKRPEGSKPRALRRAGLIPANLYGHKGTESISLTIEAKTVERLLKRASVNNTLIELNIADAPWRGKTLLRELQIHPAKGTPYHLSFFAVAGHGNTTVEVRLRFVGTAVGVKQEGGVLDTVITELQVTCAPENIPDVIEIDVSNLHIGDSLSISDIPFPEGVTPLAESERLVVSVLPPQISAEDAGTETETEAAS from the coding sequence ATGGCTATTACAGTCGAATCTCAAAAACGTCCAGAAGGCAGCAAGCCAAGAGCTTTGCGCCGTGCTGGACTGATACCTGCCAATTTGTATGGTCATAAGGGTACAGAATCTATTTCTTTGACCATTGAGGCCAAAACTGTTGAGCGTTTGCTCAAAAGAGCTTCTGTCAACAATACCTTGATTGAGTTGAATATTGCTGATGCACCTTGGCGTGGCAAAACCTTGCTGCGGGAACTTCAGATCCATCCAGCAAAAGGTACGCCTTACCACCTCAGCTTTTTCGCAGTTGCTGGCCATGGCAACACCACTGTAGAAGTTCGTCTGCGTTTTGTGGGAACTGCTGTTGGTGTTAAACAAGAAGGTGGTGTGTTAGACACCGTAATCACTGAATTGCAAGTGACTTGTGCGCCAGAAAACATCCCAGATGTAATTGAAATCGATGTCTCTAACCTGCATATAGGAGACAGCTTGAGTATTAGTGATATACCCTTTCCTGAAGGTGTAACACCTCTAGCTGAATCAGAGCGACTTGTTGTCAGCGTTTTGCCACCACAAATTAGCGCTGAAGATGCTGGGACAGAAACTGAAACTGAGGCAGCTTCTTAA
- a CDS encoding adenylosuccinate synthase, with protein sequence MANVIVIGAQWGDEGKGKITDLLSRSADVVVRYQGGVNAGHTIVVKGQTFKLHLIPSGILYPNTDCIIGCGTVIDPQILIAELDQLKELNISTDHLLISETAHVTMPYHRLIDQASEERRGSHKIGTTGRGIGPTYADKSERTGIRVLDLMNPDELREQLEWTINYKNVILEKLYNLPPLDAQEVIEQYLGYAERLRPYVIDTSLKIYDAIQRRRNILFEGAQGTLLDLDHGTYPYVTSSNPVAGGACVGTGVGPTMIDRVIGVSKAYTTRVGEGPFPTELDGHLGEMLCSRGAEFGTTTGRKRRCGWFDAVIGRYAVRINGMDCMALTKLDVLDELEEIQVCVAYDIDGQRSEHFPTSSRQFARCRPIYKTLPGWKVSTTHCRTLEDLPPQALDYLKFLAELMEVPIAIVSLGASRDQTIIVEDPIHGPKRALLQADGTPATLLSA encoded by the coding sequence TTGGCTAACGTCATTGTCATAGGTGCCCAATGGGGCGATGAAGGAAAAGGTAAAATAACTGACTTACTCAGCCGTTCCGCAGATGTTGTGGTTCGTTACCAAGGGGGTGTCAATGCCGGACACACGATTGTAGTTAAAGGTCAGACCTTTAAGCTACACTTGATTCCCTCTGGTATTTTGTATCCAAATACCGATTGCATTATCGGCTGTGGAACAGTCATCGATCCACAGATTTTGATTGCAGAACTCGACCAATTAAAAGAACTAAATATTTCCACTGACCACCTGCTGATATCTGAGACAGCCCACGTAACAATGCCTTATCATCGCTTGATTGACCAGGCATCGGAAGAACGACGGGGAAGCCATAAGATCGGCACAACAGGTCGGGGCATTGGGCCGACTTATGCTGATAAATCTGAACGTACAGGCATTCGGGTTTTAGACTTGATGAACCCGGATGAGCTACGTGAGCAGTTGGAGTGGACGATTAATTATAAAAACGTCATTTTAGAAAAGCTTTACAACTTGCCGCCTCTAGATGCACAAGAGGTGATTGAACAGTATTTGGGATATGCAGAACGCTTGCGCCCTTACGTTATTGATACATCGTTAAAAATATACGATGCAATTCAGCGACGGCGGAATATTTTGTTTGAAGGCGCACAAGGTACGCTCCTTGACTTAGATCATGGGACTTATCCTTATGTCACCTCCTCTAATCCTGTAGCCGGGGGGGCTTGCGTTGGTACAGGGGTAGGGCCGACAATGATTGACCGAGTAATTGGAGTGTCGAAAGCCTATACGACACGGGTGGGAGAAGGGCCATTTCCCACCGAATTGGATGGACACTTGGGAGAAATGTTGTGCTCGCGCGGTGCTGAATTTGGCACAACTACCGGACGCAAACGGCGTTGTGGCTGGTTTGATGCCGTCATCGGTCGCTATGCCGTGCGGATAAACGGCATGGATTGTATGGCGCTCACCAAACTGGATGTCCTCGATGAATTAGAGGAAATTCAAGTTTGTGTAGCTTATGACATAGATGGCCAACGTAGCGAACACTTCCCTACAAGTTCTCGTCAATTTGCTAGATGTCGCCCCATCTACAAAACCTTACCAGGATGGAAAGTGTCAACAACCCACTGCCGTACCCTGGAAGACTTGCCACCGCAAGCACTGGACTATCTAAAATTCCTCGCTGAATTAATGGAAGTCCCGATCGCGATCGTCTCACTAGGAGCAAGCCGCGATCAAACCATAATCGTAGAAGACCCCATCCACGGGCCCAAACGTGCTTTATTGCAAGCTGACGGTACACCTGCTACCCTGCTTAGTGCGTAA
- a CDS encoding redoxin domain-containing protein — translation MLSLTVGDPVPWFILPSTSNPTFHFNSVGGYRVILFFFGSTKNNRIREILNQFCTRQNQLASYQAPFFGVSIDSDDTFLAELVENKTYFKFLWDFKREASIQYGVCQPDNPAGSGLQYQPKIFILDENLRVLQVIHALAVANPVEQVFEFIKGLPAIPPTSLAPKLAPVLFIPNVLEPSFCQNLIDLYLADGGQDSGFMRQIDGKTVGVYDYSFKKRRDYFISDPQLLQQINQRIVRRVKPEIEKAFQFSITRFERQVVACYEATEQAFFSRHRDNTTKGTAHRRFAMSLNLNTGSYEGGYLRFPEYGSQLYCPNTGEALIFSCSLLHEATPVISGQRFVLLSFFYNDEDAQFRENNSQYIALNSTTDI, via the coding sequence ATGTTATCTCTTACTGTTGGCGACCCCGTTCCTTGGTTTATCCTTCCCTCGACCTCAAACCCGACCTTCCATTTCAATTCAGTTGGTGGATATCGTGTGATTTTGTTTTTTTTCGGCAGTACTAAAAATAATCGGATTCGTGAAATTCTCAATCAATTCTGTACTCGCCAAAACCAATTAGCTTCGTACCAAGCCCCATTCTTTGGTGTCAGTATAGACTCAGATGATACTTTCTTGGCAGAATTAGTTGAGAATAAGACTTATTTCAAGTTCTTGTGGGATTTTAAGCGAGAGGCTAGCATCCAATATGGTGTTTGTCAACCCGATAATCCAGCAGGTAGCGGATTGCAATATCAACCAAAAATTTTTATTTTAGATGAAAATTTACGAGTCCTACAAGTTATTCATGCCCTAGCTGTTGCTAATCCTGTAGAGCAAGTTTTCGAGTTTATTAAAGGTTTACCTGCTATACCACCAACTAGCCTAGCCCCAAAACTTGCACCTGTGCTTTTCATACCCAATGTATTAGAGCCAAGCTTCTGCCAGAATTTGATCGATCTGTACTTAGCAGATGGTGGTCAAGATTCTGGCTTCATGCGACAAATTGACGGGAAAACAGTAGGGGTTTACGACTACAGTTTTAAAAAACGTCGAGACTATTTCATTTCAGATCCTCAACTATTACAGCAAATTAATCAACGCATTGTTCGCAGAGTCAAGCCAGAGATTGAGAAAGCATTTCAGTTTAGCATTACTCGCTTTGAACGCCAAGTAGTAGCTTGTTACGAAGCAACGGAACAAGCTTTCTTTAGTCGCCACCGCGATAACACAACTAAAGGTACGGCTCACCGGAGGTTTGCTATGTCACTGAATCTCAACACTGGCTCTTATGAAGGTGGCTACTTACGGTTTCCAGAGTACGGATCTCAACTTTATTGTCCAAATACAGGAGAAGCGTTAATTTTTTCTTGCTCATTACTTCATGAAGCCACTCCTGTCATCAGTGGTCAACGATTTGTTCTCTTGTCGTTTTTTTACAACGATGAAGATGCCCAGTTTCGAGAAAACAATAGCCAGTACATTGCACTCAACAGTACTACCGATATTTAA